GATCCTGGAGAACCTGAAGAAGTAGGAACGGACCGGTTGACCGGCGCTCAGTTGTTCGCCGCGTCGTGCGCCTCGAGCGCTGCGGCGAAGGCGTCGGCCGTCTCCTCGTCCGCTGCGACGAGGATGACGCTCGCCGGGGCCGCCGCCTGGTGCGCGGCGAGGGCGCGGACGATCGCCCCGGCCGATGCCTCCGGCGACAGACCGCCGTCCACCGTTCCAACCCCCGGGATCGCGACCGATTCGAGCGACAATTCCGCGGCGAGGGCGAGGGCGGCCGCGACGGCCCGCTCGACACGCTCGGGCGACGCGGGACCGCCCGGCTCGCCGGCAGCCGGGGCGTGGATGACGTTGACGTGCGGCAGCGAGCCGGGACCGGTCGCGACGGCGCCCGCGAGGGGGGCCTTCGAGACGGCCTCGGCCTCGATCCCGTCGCCGCCGGCCTCGCGTATCGCGTCCGCCGCGCCCGAGCGCATCCTGCCGTCGGGGCCGGTCGGGGAGAGGATCGCGTCGGCGAAGACGGCCGTGACGTCGCCCAGGCGCACCGAGACGGCCGTGTCGCCGATCTCCGTGATGTGGCGGTTCTCGTCCATCGCGATCCCGGCGAGGATCACGT
The window above is part of the Candidatus Krumholzibacteriota bacterium genome. Proteins encoded here:
- a CDS encoding macro domain-containing protein, whose product is MIFADEADDRKTIFVKALKKRRTMALVCPILDRLEAFVDGGASPDDAIAAIRRGAREAERIDSDFRKRPDVILAGIAMDENRHITEIGDTAVSVRLGDVTAVFADAILSPTGPDGRMRSGAADAIREAGGDGIEAEAVSKAPLAGAVATGPGSLPHVNVIHAPAAGEPGGPASPERVERAVAAALALAAELSLESVAIPGVGTVDGGLSPEASAGAIVRALAAHQAAAPASVILVAADEETADAFAAALEAHDAANN